A window of the Archocentrus centrarchus isolate MPI-CPG fArcCen1 chromosome 17, fArcCen1, whole genome shotgun sequence genome harbors these coding sequences:
- the cpdp gene encoding CPD photolyase isoform X4 has protein sequence MCCLFGYVHVLFSIRAEAALFMALHPVCCAAFGGRFVKLAIHHHQRPSSPRLFFLTSLFTCQPTMSDKKRKASCPSAGKEPRAKQQKLAPVKEEKKERVAGWLQSLVQQQRTEKDIKFNKKRLRFISDTQKIRQGSEGVLYWMLRDQRVQDNWALIHAQLLAAEENLPLHICFCLEVPKSELSTQRHYSFMLKGLKEVAKECKHLNIQFHLLHGAPGNVLPGFASDHSLGAVVTDFSPLREPLQWLEDVKKKLPQDIPFIQVDAHNIVPCWVASPKLEYSARTIRGKITNLLSEFLTDFPLVEKHPYTAAGTAKEVDWDKTLASLEVDRTVEETEWAKPGTKAGMDMLESFIDVRLKLFGSQRNDPNAPALSQLSPWLRFGQLSAQRVALQVQRSGKNAGQSIPAFIEELVVRRELTDNFCFYNKKYDSVEGAYEWAQKTLKDHAKDKRPYLYTREQLEKAKTHDKLWNAAQYQMVTEGKMHGFLRMYWAKKILEWTSSPQEALSIALYLNDRYELDGQDPNGFVACGLFAASMTKAGQRDLYLEKSAT, from the exons ATGTGTTGTTTATTCGGTTACGTTCACGTTTTGTTCTCCATTCGGGCCGAGGCTGCATTGTTTATGGCTTTACACCCTGTATGCTGCGCTGCGTTTGGAG GGCGCTTCGTAAAGCTTGCCATTCATCATCACCAGAGGCCCAGCAGCCCCAGACTCTTCTTCTTGACTAGTTTATTCACTTGCCAGCCCACCATGTCGGACAAGAAACGCAAGGCATCTTGTCCATCTGCTGGTAAGGAACCCCGTGCCAAGCAGCAGAAGCTGGCTCCCGtcaaggaggagaagaaggagagagTCGCGGGATGGCTGCAGAGTTtggtgcagcagcagaggacagaGAAGGACATAAAGTTCAACAAAAAGCGCCTGCGTTTCATATCTGATACTCAGAAGATAAGGCAGGGCTCAGAGGGTGTCCTGTACTGGATGTTAAGAGATCAGAGAGTGCAAG ATAACTGGGCACTGATCCATGCCCAGCTGCTCGCTGCGGAGGAGAACCTCCCTCTGCATATTTGCTTCTGTTTGGAAGTCCCCAAATCAGAGCTGTCTACTCAGAGACATTACAGCTTTATGCTGAAGGGGCTCAAAGAAGTTGCAAAG GAATGTAAACACTTAAACATCCAGTTCCACCTGCTGCACGGTGCTCCGGGGAACGTTCTCCCCGGCTTTGCGTCAGACCACAGCCTTGGGGCCGTGGTGACAGACTTCTCTCCTCTCAGAGAGCCACTGCAGTGGTTGGAGGACGTCAAAAAGAAACTTCCCCAGGACATCCCCTTcatacag GTTGATGCCCACAATATTGTTCCCTGCTGGGTAGCTTCACCTAAACTCGAGTACTCCGCTCGGACGATCAGAGGAAAAATTACCAATCTTTTATCAGAGTTCCTCACTGATTTCCCTCTGGTAGAGAAACACCCCTACACTGCTGCAGGAACGGCCAAA GAAGTAGACTGGGACAAAACCCTAGCCTCCCTGGAGGTTGACAGAACTGTAGAAGAGACGGAGTGGGCCAAGCCGGGCACCAAAGCAGGGATGGACATGTTGGAGTCTTTCATTGATGTACGACTTAAACTGTTTGGCAGCCAACGCAACGACCCAAACGCTCCCGCCCTGAGCCAGCTTTCCCCGTGGCTCCGCTTTG GCCAGCTTTCGGCCCAACGCGTGGCTCTGCAGGTTCAGCGCAGCGGCAAGAACGCAGGACAGTCCATACCCGCCTTCATCGAGGAGCTGGTGGTGCGTCGGGAGCTGACTGACAACTTCTGTTTTTACAACAAGAAATACGACAGCGTGGAGG GTGCGTATGAGTGGGCTCAGAAGACCTTAAAAGATCATGCCAAAGACAAAAGGCCGTATCTCTACACTCGCGAGCAGCTGGAGAAAGCAAAGACACACGACAAGCTGTGGAACGCAGCTCAG TACCAGATGGTTACAGAGGGGAAGATGCATGGTTTCTTGAGGATGTACTGGGCCAAAAAGATCCTGGAGTGGACTTCTTCACCACAGGAGGCGCTCTCCATCGCTCTGTACTTAAATGATCGCTATGAGCTGGATGGTCAAGACCCTAATGGCTTT GTTGCATGTGGTCTATTTGCGGCATCCATGACCAAGGCTGGGCAGAGAGACCTGTATTTGGAAAAATCCGCTACATGA
- the cpdp gene encoding CPD photolyase isoform X1, with amino-acid sequence MCCLFGYVHVLFSIRAEAALFMALHPVCCAAFGGRFVKLAIHHHQRPSSPRLFFLTSLFTCQPTMSDKKRKASCPSAGKEPRAKQQKLAPVKEEKKERVAGWLQSLVQQQRTEKDIKFNKKRLRFISDTQKIRQGSEGVLYWMLRDQRVQDNWALIHAQLLAAEENLPLHICFCLEVPKSELSTQRHYSFMLKGLKEVAKECKHLNIQFHLLHGAPGNVLPGFASDHSLGAVVTDFSPLREPLQWLEDVKKKLPQDIPFIQVDAHNIVPCWVASPKLEYSARTIRGKITNLLSEFLTDFPLVEKHPYTAAGTAKEVDWDKTLASLEVDRTVEETEWAKPGTKAGMDMLESFIDVRLKLFGSQRNDPNAPALSQLSPWLRFGQLSAQRVALQVQRSGKNAGQSIPAFIEELVVRRELTDNFCFYNKKYDSVEGAYEWAQKTLKDHAKDKRPYLYTREQLEKAKTHDKLWNAAQYQMVTEGKMHGFLRMYWAKKILEWTSSPQEALSIALYLNDRYELDGQDPNGFVGCMWSICGIHDQGWAERPVFGKIRYMNYKGCLRKFNVAQFEKTYCPKNL; translated from the exons ATGTGTTGTTTATTCGGTTACGTTCACGTTTTGTTCTCCATTCGGGCCGAGGCTGCATTGTTTATGGCTTTACACCCTGTATGCTGCGCTGCGTTTGGAG GGCGCTTCGTAAAGCTTGCCATTCATCATCACCAGAGGCCCAGCAGCCCCAGACTCTTCTTCTTGACTAGTTTATTCACTTGCCAGCCCACCATGTCGGACAAGAAACGCAAGGCATCTTGTCCATCTGCTGGTAAGGAACCCCGTGCCAAGCAGCAGAAGCTGGCTCCCGtcaaggaggagaagaaggagagagTCGCGGGATGGCTGCAGAGTTtggtgcagcagcagaggacagaGAAGGACATAAAGTTCAACAAAAAGCGCCTGCGTTTCATATCTGATACTCAGAAGATAAGGCAGGGCTCAGAGGGTGTCCTGTACTGGATGTTAAGAGATCAGAGAGTGCAAG ATAACTGGGCACTGATCCATGCCCAGCTGCTCGCTGCGGAGGAGAACCTCCCTCTGCATATTTGCTTCTGTTTGGAAGTCCCCAAATCAGAGCTGTCTACTCAGAGACATTACAGCTTTATGCTGAAGGGGCTCAAAGAAGTTGCAAAG GAATGTAAACACTTAAACATCCAGTTCCACCTGCTGCACGGTGCTCCGGGGAACGTTCTCCCCGGCTTTGCGTCAGACCACAGCCTTGGGGCCGTGGTGACAGACTTCTCTCCTCTCAGAGAGCCACTGCAGTGGTTGGAGGACGTCAAAAAGAAACTTCCCCAGGACATCCCCTTcatacag GTTGATGCCCACAATATTGTTCCCTGCTGGGTAGCTTCACCTAAACTCGAGTACTCCGCTCGGACGATCAGAGGAAAAATTACCAATCTTTTATCAGAGTTCCTCACTGATTTCCCTCTGGTAGAGAAACACCCCTACACTGCTGCAGGAACGGCCAAA GAAGTAGACTGGGACAAAACCCTAGCCTCCCTGGAGGTTGACAGAACTGTAGAAGAGACGGAGTGGGCCAAGCCGGGCACCAAAGCAGGGATGGACATGTTGGAGTCTTTCATTGATGTACGACTTAAACTGTTTGGCAGCCAACGCAACGACCCAAACGCTCCCGCCCTGAGCCAGCTTTCCCCGTGGCTCCGCTTTG GCCAGCTTTCGGCCCAACGCGTGGCTCTGCAGGTTCAGCGCAGCGGCAAGAACGCAGGACAGTCCATACCCGCCTTCATCGAGGAGCTGGTGGTGCGTCGGGAGCTGACTGACAACTTCTGTTTTTACAACAAGAAATACGACAGCGTGGAGG GTGCGTATGAGTGGGCTCAGAAGACCTTAAAAGATCATGCCAAAGACAAAAGGCCGTATCTCTACACTCGCGAGCAGCTGGAGAAAGCAAAGACACACGACAAGCTGTGGAACGCAGCTCAG TACCAGATGGTTACAGAGGGGAAGATGCATGGTTTCTTGAGGATGTACTGGGCCAAAAAGATCCTGGAGTGGACTTCTTCACCACAGGAGGCGCTCTCCATCGCTCTGTACTTAAATGATCGCTATGAGCTGGATGGTCAAGACCCTAATGGCTTTGTTG GTTGCATGTGGTCTATTTGCGGCATCCATGACCAAGGCTGGGCAGAGAGACCTGTATTTGGAAAAATCCGCTACATGAACTACAAAGGCTGCCTTCGGAAGTTTAACGTTGCTCAGTTTGAGAAAACGTACTGTCCTAAAAACCTCTGA
- the cpdp gene encoding CPD photolyase isoform X2, with the protein MLRCVWSFYTISCSTSSFSAPGRFVKLAIHHHQRPSSPRLFFLTSLFTCQPTMSDKKRKASCPSAGKEPRAKQQKLAPVKEEKKERVAGWLQSLVQQQRTEKDIKFNKKRLRFISDTQKIRQGSEGVLYWMLRDQRVQDNWALIHAQLLAAEENLPLHICFCLEVPKSELSTQRHYSFMLKGLKEVAKECKHLNIQFHLLHGAPGNVLPGFASDHSLGAVVTDFSPLREPLQWLEDVKKKLPQDIPFIQVDAHNIVPCWVASPKLEYSARTIRGKITNLLSEFLTDFPLVEKHPYTAAGTAKEVDWDKTLASLEVDRTVEETEWAKPGTKAGMDMLESFIDVRLKLFGSQRNDPNAPALSQLSPWLRFGQLSAQRVALQVQRSGKNAGQSIPAFIEELVVRRELTDNFCFYNKKYDSVEGAYEWAQKTLKDHAKDKRPYLYTREQLEKAKTHDKLWNAAQYQMVTEGKMHGFLRMYWAKKILEWTSSPQEALSIALYLNDRYELDGQDPNGFVGCMWSICGIHDQGWAERPVFGKIRYMNYKGCLRKFNVAQFEKTYCPKNL; encoded by the exons ATGCTGCGCTGCGTTTGGAG TTTCTATACGATTTCCTGCAGCACATCATCTTTCTCTGCACCAGGGCGCTTCGTAAAGCTTGCCATTCATCATCACCAGAGGCCCAGCAGCCCCAGACTCTTCTTCTTGACTAGTTTATTCACTTGCCAGCCCACCATGTCGGACAAGAAACGCAAGGCATCTTGTCCATCTGCTGGTAAGGAACCCCGTGCCAAGCAGCAGAAGCTGGCTCCCGtcaaggaggagaagaaggagagagTCGCGGGATGGCTGCAGAGTTtggtgcagcagcagaggacagaGAAGGACATAAAGTTCAACAAAAAGCGCCTGCGTTTCATATCTGATACTCAGAAGATAAGGCAGGGCTCAGAGGGTGTCCTGTACTGGATGTTAAGAGATCAGAGAGTGCAAG ATAACTGGGCACTGATCCATGCCCAGCTGCTCGCTGCGGAGGAGAACCTCCCTCTGCATATTTGCTTCTGTTTGGAAGTCCCCAAATCAGAGCTGTCTACTCAGAGACATTACAGCTTTATGCTGAAGGGGCTCAAAGAAGTTGCAAAG GAATGTAAACACTTAAACATCCAGTTCCACCTGCTGCACGGTGCTCCGGGGAACGTTCTCCCCGGCTTTGCGTCAGACCACAGCCTTGGGGCCGTGGTGACAGACTTCTCTCCTCTCAGAGAGCCACTGCAGTGGTTGGAGGACGTCAAAAAGAAACTTCCCCAGGACATCCCCTTcatacag GTTGATGCCCACAATATTGTTCCCTGCTGGGTAGCTTCACCTAAACTCGAGTACTCCGCTCGGACGATCAGAGGAAAAATTACCAATCTTTTATCAGAGTTCCTCACTGATTTCCCTCTGGTAGAGAAACACCCCTACACTGCTGCAGGAACGGCCAAA GAAGTAGACTGGGACAAAACCCTAGCCTCCCTGGAGGTTGACAGAACTGTAGAAGAGACGGAGTGGGCCAAGCCGGGCACCAAAGCAGGGATGGACATGTTGGAGTCTTTCATTGATGTACGACTTAAACTGTTTGGCAGCCAACGCAACGACCCAAACGCTCCCGCCCTGAGCCAGCTTTCCCCGTGGCTCCGCTTTG GCCAGCTTTCGGCCCAACGCGTGGCTCTGCAGGTTCAGCGCAGCGGCAAGAACGCAGGACAGTCCATACCCGCCTTCATCGAGGAGCTGGTGGTGCGTCGGGAGCTGACTGACAACTTCTGTTTTTACAACAAGAAATACGACAGCGTGGAGG GTGCGTATGAGTGGGCTCAGAAGACCTTAAAAGATCATGCCAAAGACAAAAGGCCGTATCTCTACACTCGCGAGCAGCTGGAGAAAGCAAAGACACACGACAAGCTGTGGAACGCAGCTCAG TACCAGATGGTTACAGAGGGGAAGATGCATGGTTTCTTGAGGATGTACTGGGCCAAAAAGATCCTGGAGTGGACTTCTTCACCACAGGAGGCGCTCTCCATCGCTCTGTACTTAAATGATCGCTATGAGCTGGATGGTCAAGACCCTAATGGCTTTGTTG GTTGCATGTGGTCTATTTGCGGCATCCATGACCAAGGCTGGGCAGAGAGACCTGTATTTGGAAAAATCCGCTACATGAACTACAAAGGCTGCCTTCGGAAGTTTAACGTTGCTCAGTTTGAGAAAACGTACTGTCCTAAAAACCTCTGA
- the cpdp gene encoding CPD photolyase isoform X3, with the protein MLRCVWSTSSFSAPGRFVKLAIHHHQRPSSPRLFFLTSLFTCQPTMSDKKRKASCPSAGKEPRAKQQKLAPVKEEKKERVAGWLQSLVQQQRTEKDIKFNKKRLRFISDTQKIRQGSEGVLYWMLRDQRVQDNWALIHAQLLAAEENLPLHICFCLEVPKSELSTQRHYSFMLKGLKEVAKECKHLNIQFHLLHGAPGNVLPGFASDHSLGAVVTDFSPLREPLQWLEDVKKKLPQDIPFIQVDAHNIVPCWVASPKLEYSARTIRGKITNLLSEFLTDFPLVEKHPYTAAGTAKEVDWDKTLASLEVDRTVEETEWAKPGTKAGMDMLESFIDVRLKLFGSQRNDPNAPALSQLSPWLRFGQLSAQRVALQVQRSGKNAGQSIPAFIEELVVRRELTDNFCFYNKKYDSVEGAYEWAQKTLKDHAKDKRPYLYTREQLEKAKTHDKLWNAAQYQMVTEGKMHGFLRMYWAKKILEWTSSPQEALSIALYLNDRYELDGQDPNGFVGCMWSICGIHDQGWAERPVFGKIRYMNYKGCLRKFNVAQFEKTYCPKNL; encoded by the exons ATGCTGCGCTGCGTTTGGAG CACATCATCTTTCTCTGCACCAGGGCGCTTCGTAAAGCTTGCCATTCATCATCACCAGAGGCCCAGCAGCCCCAGACTCTTCTTCTTGACTAGTTTATTCACTTGCCAGCCCACCATGTCGGACAAGAAACGCAAGGCATCTTGTCCATCTGCTGGTAAGGAACCCCGTGCCAAGCAGCAGAAGCTGGCTCCCGtcaaggaggagaagaaggagagagTCGCGGGATGGCTGCAGAGTTtggtgcagcagcagaggacagaGAAGGACATAAAGTTCAACAAAAAGCGCCTGCGTTTCATATCTGATACTCAGAAGATAAGGCAGGGCTCAGAGGGTGTCCTGTACTGGATGTTAAGAGATCAGAGAGTGCAAG ATAACTGGGCACTGATCCATGCCCAGCTGCTCGCTGCGGAGGAGAACCTCCCTCTGCATATTTGCTTCTGTTTGGAAGTCCCCAAATCAGAGCTGTCTACTCAGAGACATTACAGCTTTATGCTGAAGGGGCTCAAAGAAGTTGCAAAG GAATGTAAACACTTAAACATCCAGTTCCACCTGCTGCACGGTGCTCCGGGGAACGTTCTCCCCGGCTTTGCGTCAGACCACAGCCTTGGGGCCGTGGTGACAGACTTCTCTCCTCTCAGAGAGCCACTGCAGTGGTTGGAGGACGTCAAAAAGAAACTTCCCCAGGACATCCCCTTcatacag GTTGATGCCCACAATATTGTTCCCTGCTGGGTAGCTTCACCTAAACTCGAGTACTCCGCTCGGACGATCAGAGGAAAAATTACCAATCTTTTATCAGAGTTCCTCACTGATTTCCCTCTGGTAGAGAAACACCCCTACACTGCTGCAGGAACGGCCAAA GAAGTAGACTGGGACAAAACCCTAGCCTCCCTGGAGGTTGACAGAACTGTAGAAGAGACGGAGTGGGCCAAGCCGGGCACCAAAGCAGGGATGGACATGTTGGAGTCTTTCATTGATGTACGACTTAAACTGTTTGGCAGCCAACGCAACGACCCAAACGCTCCCGCCCTGAGCCAGCTTTCCCCGTGGCTCCGCTTTG GCCAGCTTTCGGCCCAACGCGTGGCTCTGCAGGTTCAGCGCAGCGGCAAGAACGCAGGACAGTCCATACCCGCCTTCATCGAGGAGCTGGTGGTGCGTCGGGAGCTGACTGACAACTTCTGTTTTTACAACAAGAAATACGACAGCGTGGAGG GTGCGTATGAGTGGGCTCAGAAGACCTTAAAAGATCATGCCAAAGACAAAAGGCCGTATCTCTACACTCGCGAGCAGCTGGAGAAAGCAAAGACACACGACAAGCTGTGGAACGCAGCTCAG TACCAGATGGTTACAGAGGGGAAGATGCATGGTTTCTTGAGGATGTACTGGGCCAAAAAGATCCTGGAGTGGACTTCTTCACCACAGGAGGCGCTCTCCATCGCTCTGTACTTAAATGATCGCTATGAGCTGGATGGTCAAGACCCTAATGGCTTTGTTG GTTGCATGTGGTCTATTTGCGGCATCCATGACCAAGGCTGGGCAGAGAGACCTGTATTTGGAAAAATCCGCTACATGAACTACAAAGGCTGCCTTCGGAAGTTTAACGTTGCTCAGTTTGAGAAAACGTACTGTCCTAAAAACCTCTGA